The region ATGATTGATTCAATAtcctaaaaaaaagaaaaaactaataTTCTTCTAAAAATGCATAAAAGTGTTTCTCGCTCGTTTTCCTTTCCTATGGCAAGAACGAAAAAATCAGTTATGTATAACAATCATTTAACTAAAGTGATGAAATTTGTGTGATTTCTTTCAAATCTATATTATTTTTTGTTATACTATTCATGAAATTAATCTTTTTTCTAGTTTTTTGCTATCTCAATTTAAACTCAAATATGATATAGAATTGAGAACTTACTAATTTGTAAGAAGTCATGTGCTACAACTTTTGACTGAAAAGATAAAGGTTGGAATTTTGAAGTGATTTTACCAaaaattttgaaatgaaaaagATAAAATGCAATAGTATAACACAACAAAATACTAAAATTTAATAACTATATGCTAATACAAACCAACAAAATCATACACAAGAAACATCAAATCACATAAATCCGTTTATTGATTGGAGTACAATAATTTCTCAAAACCTATGCAAAGGAAAAATATACAAATCTAAAGAGAAAAAGAGACTGTTTCTACTATCTCTATTAATGAACCGAAACTAAAATATTCTATTGACTTCTTAATTGACCATAATTTGACCACTATACAATTTTAAAATCCATATGAAAGAAAATTTTCACAATCTATGTTACCTTAATTCACCTACATTTACTCTTGACTCCCAGGACTCAGTCTTGACTCTGTATCAACACTTTCAACTTGAATGATACCTTAATTCACCTTTATGGTCAATCACTCAAGAACATAAAATTCAAAACACTTTCAAGATATATAAGAGTTCTCCAAACAAAAGAATCTATAAATGTGTAGTATAGCTAATTAAGCTATCCAAGGTATGTTTTTTTAATAACATTATTACATTTAAACAAAGATCTGTGACCGCGCGACATCCATGGCAATTGACCGCAATTCTCTGCAATGTCAAACATCATGCCCAACCGCAATCGTTACCCCTAATTAAAAGCCTAGCTAAAGCACTAGCAATGCAATTAATAAAACACGTTATGCTCACCGCAAATTCCATTATTGACTCTAGATGAAAACTGAGATACACAGGAGCATGCCCAGCTTTCTGACAGTAAAATTTCCCATGTGAAAACGCTGATGTacctacaataacaacaatcacagaaaaaaatcaatgatccaacacacacaaaaaaaattgtttataaataaaaatagaGAGAAAACAAAACAAGGTTCACCGGTTCCATCGGGGCAGTCACAGAAGTCGTCATTAAGCTGTTCTTTGTTGAAATTCATGGATCCATATTTACATCTAAACACATAGTGAGACTTGAAATATTTTACATTTGCGGTAATAACCCGTAACAGATGATAATTTAGATTACAAAACTTATACATAACAGAGAGAGAGATAAACCTTGGGGTGCGATTCCGAGAACGCAACTTCATGTTAGTTAGATTGAGGTAGGTTTGTTGAGTGTTAAAATTGAATTGGTGTTGATTTCTGGGAAGGGAGTGTGATTGGGTCAATGATGAGTTCTGTTTCGGACACTAGCGAGCAGCGACTGCTATTGACTCGTGAAATTTGATTTCAGAATTGTCGTTTCAAGAGGATCGTGAAACTAcaaaattttctcttctttgtgGATAAATTCAACGGCTACAGTTCCGATTCAACTTCTGGCACAGGCGAGATCAAAAGCTACTATAAATTCGTTAATGAAACTAACCTATTTTTCACTAGATACAATTCTGTTTCTATCAACCACACACTCTCTTTCAGTAAACTATGACATTGAAAAAAGATCACAGTCATCTTGAAGAATTAACAACTGGTCTATATGAGGCATTTCATCGAACATCTAACTCTCATATTAGTTATAATAACAAAAAAATATCAATTCTAGTATGGTTAAGTTTTGAAGAAATACCTGTGTTTTCCTTCGAAACTGTGATTGCGGTGCAATTGAAGCTACGAGCAGCTACTTTGGGAGTGTTGTCTTTGTTTGACTAAGTATTAGGAGAAGGTCACACAACACATCAATGTTGTTTTAGGGTTCGAGATATCGGGAACTGATGGGATTTTAGGGCTCAATGTAACACAACAAATTGATGGAATTTTAGAGGTTCGACGGAGGCGGCACAAGGTTTTGAAGAGACTGAACTTTGAATTGAAAgaaaaaatcttgaaatttttctTAGATTGGATGAATTGGTCATAAGCGGAAATATGGTTTCctggaaagaaagaaaaaaagtaTCAGATGAACAACGTGCAGGATATTTGAGGATGGAATAAGTATActatttattttttttctttttttttcttttctgtAATAGTGTTTTAAACACTATGAGAAACTGACAATATTTATTAAATAGCCAAGCGGGAGTACAAAATTTTAAGTTTTGCTGGGAgtaaaaaatttattattttctttattatatCTATGATAGCATTTTCCTTCATACGCTATTATAGACCCAGCTACAAAATAAGTTTTTAAGTAGCTTGAGGTCTTCGGTTAGAGTCCAGTTGCCTAATAAAATTGTATTATTTTTGCACTATCTTTAATAGCGTTTTCAATCAAGCGCTatctgtaagaacaaaaattgtgatacaacagattccttgattttgatgataacaaaggatgaaaccaaaaatggcaccctaacgaaaagtttctaagtgtgcaggactctgatgGCATCATCAGATACAATACCAGATCAAAAgcatattatcaaatgatcagaagctcagaagtagaaacaagttcaagaaagtcaaactttgaactaaacaacaagtatcagaagcgTCTGAACAAGAAGAaagtcctagaacctctgactctgaacaacgccctctgaagaatctatttagatcaacatcagaagcaagataccaagtttctccagatacacaaatactctgattatggatttgctaatcatgaaaaagtaacgttgaagacaagtaaagattttcaaatggatttcctaattgagaaagagacgttaatctccaatctcaataaagaaaatactacttatggtaagtagtcatttcaagaagaaaaagtcatcctgcattagctaattatgtgatggcgtaacttcatctcaatatccaccagtttcaactactacttcaattgatctatataaaggattgaaAATCAATTTTCAGTAACACACATATACGAGGAAAAATCATTCTGAAACATcaacaagaaaaacactcttgctctctatcttcacgaagcttttgcttattacatgaaaaactcttgttcttaattttgtaatacttgctttcttagaagcactctagtttacataaatccttcttctattgtttgttgatttcctcaagtgactctgtgtagtctgtatacttgagagggctaagagatttagtatcttagacgttgtttgtaatctttcaagattagtggattaagtccttgttgaaggcgaaatcacctcggccgggtggactggagtagctttgtgttataagcgaaccagtataaaatcattgtgtggttttcattttgaaaattttttttttttttcaaacaattcaaacccccctttcttgtttttctcaccttcaattggtatcagagctccggctctgttattgattttcttagcaaacacttaaccgtgtagagagatccagtacgagaaaaacaatggcccactcaaatgaaagagattcctacaatgccaagcctcctgtttttgatggagaaaaatttgattactggaaagatagaatcgaaagtttctttctgggttatgacgctgacctctgggacattgtcacaaatggatacacacctccagtcttaaatggagctgaagttcccagaagcaaaatgtcagaagatcagaaacgggtcttcaaaaatcaccacaaggccagaacaatacttctaaatgctatatcatacaacgaatatgaaaaaatcaccaatagagagacagccaaagatatacttgactctctgaagatgacccatgaaggaaactcacaagtcaaggagacgaaggctctggcgcttatccagaaatatgaagctttcaaaatggaagatgacgaagctattGTTAAAAtacagtttttaagtgtcgggttttgttatcgtatccacagagattgtaagatatcactgccgttcaatggttgaattaatcttaacttaaagtaacactagggttttgggttttaatcaagttatcttgcatacaaagtaattaattgcggtaaaagttacgttttgattaatatgagaaatattgtcaaagttaggtttcaatgattacatttgctttgcatgtttttgcacggtcaacaatattataaactcctttagatgataaataatttcacaaagtcctctcaatgcgtttctctcgaacacccattgtgagttttatcattttgatccattgtttctctcgaacacaatctatcaaaaagacaacgttttggttcaaccttatggtgaacaaaatcattcgttactatctctagctaacaaacaagtttggatgaaaacctaggtcaagaatcggtaaacatctctcgatcaaataccaacacaaagagttttaaatagaaacaaagttttcatcatatatttaccgttaaagagtttacatatgaggatccttacatttacacacaaagcttggaaatcacctacatctaaccttgacaaatggagacttagctactcattttcatggtagcttggtcggcaagtaagaaaagagggttgatcaacatccaagtcgaatgatcgaagttggatgggaatccaccttctttttgtggaagatggttgctagatgaagagaaatgaaattagggcatcaaaaatccctccaaaacaatgctgtaaaatatctaagagaaagtacaaaaaatggaaaagttggtaaaaagtggtataTGTGGTATCAAGTGGtacctgctacttatagacaagtgcagaactgtcacgttcgctaggcgagcagaatggctcgcctagcgaaagccaaaaatgggcacaaaatgcccctgcgcccagagaaaactgggcctgtggaactgtcatgttcgcctagcgaacagaccttcgcctagcaaagaactcgcttcaaccttcgccccagcgaggttgagaggttttgctactggaatgctcgctggggactcgctagagcctcgcctagcgagctagtgctggctgctcatttcaccaaaacagactgaattcgctgccacttcgccttcagttcgcctagcgaattaattaaccaatttactggagcctttcgccaggagctcgcctagcgaaggttttgcttcgccacatcctcgcctagcgagctggcagatagaatgcttgtttgctttggttcctttgccaattttgttgtgtcttccttatcaattaattcatgcctttcctgcacaataacacacacatcaaaggcaccaagcttgtttatcaatgtaatgcattctatgtaaaatgaatgtggttttgaCCACATTAGCAAGGTataagagtgaaagatgcccacatatgatagcttGAAAAAGgacttttgggcatctaacaactctccccaactagattcttgcttgtcctcaagcaaagtatgcctctttgaagaacaagaggatttgcttttaAGAAAACGGTTTttccgaagttggataaacggctcaaacataagcgaaatccgcaaatacacgtttccaacggttttgaataaaataatacataagaactaaaacttaaatagcaatgcaaaatatatatctatctacaacaatgctattctgaatgaatcatcctatctctcctcttcgaataaggaatgaagattttgcgcgtttgcaaccgcgggactaa is a window of Lathyrus oleraceus cultivar Zhongwan6 chromosome 6, CAAS_Psat_ZW6_1.0, whole genome shotgun sequence DNA encoding:
- the LOC127096724 gene encoding glucosidase 2 subunit beta isoform X1; amino-acid sequence: MKLRSRNRTPRFISLSVMYKFCNLNYHLLRVITANVKYFKSHYVFRCKYGSMNFNKEQLNDDFCDCPDGTGTSAFSHGKFYCQKAGHAPVYLSFHLESIMEFARIAVNCHGCRAVTDLCLNVIMLLKKHTLDSLISYTTHL
- the LOC127096724 gene encoding uncharacterized protein LOC127096724 isoform X2; protein product: MKLRSRNRTPRCKYGSMNFNKEQLNDDFCDCPDGTGTSAFSHGKFYCQKAGHAPVYLSFHLESIMEFARIAVNCHGCRAVTDLCLNVIMLLKKHTLDSLISYTTHL